The following are encoded together in the Pseudomonas sp. IB20 genome:
- a CDS encoding ArnT family glycosyltransferase produces MTRPVPLLLLLVAVLFFFALGSHELQGSTEARVAGIAMAMHLDNDWVIPRLFREPFLEKPPLSLWLDAGAIRLFGGTTWAVRLASAFAGLFSVMLFYGMLRKFGRPQTMAFCAALILATMASYWGNVRGVGEDSLLSLGVTAALLGFYQAVRPDREGSSVWAWALFTVGMVIATLSKGVLGLAMPGIVIFVYLLSTSLLDKRLRIGDWLKPALFTLLALVPLLIWLGFLFQRGGMQAVAEVLWTNSVGRFSGSFVEAGHYEPFYYYIAKLPEAFLPWNILVYLGLWHFRKSLVRNRYRLFFSVWLVAQFTLLTLASSKRTVYLMALTPAAAVLAAEYAGVLLTWLKANKPALFRYHRGVISGVFALLIVSYMTAAFWFAPKADKRESFVPVISQAKAFQTEGKAVVLFQPNERIAGASVFYLQAYLPILQSEEELRSFLAAKPGNIALLDRPDDLAEKVNVIKQMAIGRQPYYFVEQ; encoded by the coding sequence ATGACGCGCCCCGTTCCTCTGCTGCTCCTTCTCGTTGCTGTGTTGTTCTTCTTTGCCTTGGGCAGCCATGAGCTGCAAGGCTCCACCGAAGCCCGCGTCGCCGGGATCGCCATGGCCATGCACCTGGACAATGACTGGGTGATCCCACGTCTGTTTCGTGAACCTTTCCTGGAAAAGCCGCCCCTGAGCCTATGGCTGGACGCCGGTGCGATTCGGCTGTTTGGCGGCACCACCTGGGCCGTGCGCCTAGCGTCGGCGTTTGCCGGGCTGTTCAGCGTGATGCTGTTTTACGGGATGCTGCGCAAGTTCGGGCGACCGCAGACGATGGCGTTCTGCGCGGCGTTGATCCTGGCGACCATGGCCAGTTACTGGGGCAACGTGCGCGGCGTGGGTGAGGATTCGTTGCTCAGCCTCGGCGTGACCGCCGCGCTGCTCGGGTTTTACCAGGCCGTGCGACCCGATCGCGAAGGTTCCAGCGTTTGGGCCTGGGCGTTGTTTACCGTCGGCATGGTCATCGCCACCCTGAGCAAAGGCGTACTGGGCTTGGCGATGCCGGGCATTGTGATCTTTGTGTACCTGCTCAGCACCAGCCTGTTGGATAAACGCCTGCGCATCGGCGACTGGCTCAAGCCAGCGCTGTTCACCCTGCTGGCACTGGTGCCGCTGCTGATCTGGCTGGGCTTTCTGTTCCAGCGCGGTGGCATGCAAGCGGTGGCCGAAGTGTTGTGGACCAACAGTGTCGGGCGCTTCAGCGGCTCGTTTGTCGAGGCTGGGCATTACGAACCGTTCTATTACTACATCGCGAAGCTGCCCGAGGCGTTCCTGCCTTGGAACATTCTGGTGTACCTGGGCCTTTGGCACTTCCGCAAAAGCCTGGTGCGTAACCGCTACCGCCTGTTTTTCAGCGTGTGGCTGGTGGCGCAGTTCACGTTACTGACCCTGGCTTCGAGCAAGCGTACCGTCTACCTGATGGCACTCACACCCGCTGCCGCCGTACTCGCAGCAGAATACGCTGGGGTGTTGTTGACGTGGCTCAAAGCGAACAAACCGGCGCTGTTCCGGTATCACCGCGGCGTGATCAGCGGCGTGTTCGCGCTGCTGATCGTCAGCTACATGACAGCCGCCTTCTGGTTTGCCCCCAAGGCCGACAAACGTGAGTCCTTCGTACCGGTGATCAGCCAGGCCAAGGCCTTTCAGACCGAAGGCAAAGCGGTGGTGTTGTTTCAGCCCAACGAGCGCATCGCCGGGGCCAGTGTGTTCTACCTGCAGGCCTACTTGCCGATCCTGCAAAGCGAAGAGGAGCTGCGCAGTTTTCTCGCCGCCAAGCCCGGCAACATCGCGCTGCTGGACCGCCCCGACGACTTGGCGGAGAAGGTCAACGTGATCAAGCAGATGGCAATCGGTCGCCAGCCTTACTACTTCGTCGAGCAGTAA
- the ettA gene encoding energy-dependent translational throttle protein EttA has product MAQYVFTMHRLGKVVPPKREILKNISLSFFPGAKIGVLGLNGSGKSTLLKIMAGVDTEFEGEARPMPELNIGYLPQEPILDPTKTVREVVEEAVAVIKNAQARLDEVYAAYAEEDADFDKLAAEQAKLEAILQASDGHNLERQLEVAADALRLPAWDAKVEFLSGGEKRRVALCRLLLSAPDMLLLDEPTNHLDADSVAWLEHFLHDFPGTVVAITHDRYFLDNVAGWILELDRGAGIPYEGNYSGWLEAKSDRLAAESKQQSAHEKAMKEELEWVRKGAKARQSKSKARLQRFEEMQSQEFQKRSETNEIYIPAGPRLGDKVIEFKNVSKGYGDRVLIDNLSFSMPKGAIVGVIGGNGAGKSTLFRMLMGKETPDSGTIEVGETVQLACVDQSREDLDGSKTVFQQISDGSDQIRIGNYEIPSRTYVGRFNFKGGDQQKFVKDLSGGERGRLHLALTLKEGGNVLLLDEPSNDLDVETLRSLEEALLDFPGAAIVISHDRWFLDRVATHILAYEDDSQAVFFEGNYTEYEADRKKRLGEAAAQPHRVRHKKLA; this is encoded by the coding sequence ATGGCTCAATACGTCTTCACCATGCATCGGCTGGGAAAAGTTGTTCCGCCGAAGCGGGAAATCCTGAAAAACATTTCGCTGTCCTTCTTCCCTGGCGCCAAGATCGGCGTGCTCGGCCTCAACGGTTCGGGTAAATCCACGCTGCTGAAAATCATGGCCGGCGTCGACACCGAGTTCGAAGGCGAAGCCCGCCCGATGCCCGAACTGAACATCGGCTACCTGCCGCAAGAGCCGATCCTGGACCCGACCAAGACCGTGCGTGAAGTGGTCGAAGAGGCCGTGGCCGTGATCAAGAACGCCCAGGCTCGCCTGGACGAGGTCTACGCCGCCTACGCCGAAGAAGATGCCGACTTCGACAAGCTCGCCGCCGAACAGGCCAAGCTCGAAGCCATCTTGCAGGCCAGCGACGGTCACAACCTGGAGCGCCAGCTGGAAGTCGCCGCCGATGCGCTGCGCCTGCCGGCGTGGGACGCCAAGGTCGAATTCCTGTCGGGTGGTGAAAAACGTCGTGTGGCCCTGTGCCGCCTGCTGCTGTCGGCCCCCGACATGCTGCTGCTCGACGAACCGACCAACCACTTGGACGCCGATTCCGTCGCCTGGCTGGAACACTTCCTTCACGATTTCCCGGGCACCGTGGTTGCGATCACGCACGACCGGTACTTCCTGGACAACGTTGCCGGCTGGATCCTCGAGCTCGACCGTGGCGCCGGTATCCCTTACGAGGGCAACTACTCCGGTTGGCTGGAAGCCAAGTCCGACCGTCTGGCCGCCGAATCCAAGCAGCAATCGGCCCACGAAAAAGCCATGAAGGAAGAACTGGAGTGGGTGCGCAAAGGCGCCAAGGCCCGCCAGTCCAAATCCAAGGCACGCCTGCAACGCTTTGAAGAAATGCAGTCGCAGGAATTCCAGAAGCGCAGCGAAACCAACGAGATCTACATCCCGGCCGGCCCACGCCTGGGTGACAAGGTCATCGAGTTCAAGAACGTCAGCAAAGGCTATGGCGACCGCGTGCTGATCGATAACCTGTCGTTCTCGATGCCAAAAGGCGCGATCGTCGGCGTTATCGGTGGTAACGGTGCGGGTAAATCCACGCTGTTCCGCATGCTGATGGGCAAGGAAACCCCGGATTCGGGCACCATCGAAGTCGGCGAAACCGTGCAGTTGGCTTGCGTCGACCAGAGCCGCGAAGACCTGGATGGCAGCAAGACTGTGTTCCAGCAGATTTCCGACGGTTCCGACCAGATCCGCATCGGCAACTATGAAATCCCGTCGCGCACCTACGTCGGCCGTTTCAACTTCAAGGGCGGCGACCAGCAGAAGTTCGTCAAGGACCTGTCCGGTGGTGAGCGTGGTCGCTTGCACCTGGCCCTGACCTTGAAAGAGGGCGGCAACGTCTTGCTGCTCGACGAACCGTCCAACGACCTCGACGTTGAAACCCTGCGTTCCCTGGAAGAGGCCCTGCTGGACTTCCCGGGCGCCGCCATTGTGATCTCTCACGATCGGTGGTTCCTTGACCGCGTCGCGACCCACATCCTGGCGTACGAAGACGACTCCCAAGCGGTGTTCTTCGAAGGTAACTACACCGAGTACGAAGCGGACCGTAAAAAGCGCTTGGGCGAAGCGGCTGCCCAGCCGCACCGTGTACGCCACAAAAAACTGGCCTGA
- a CDS encoding Lon protease family protein: MPDPVAASLRLAPEALTRPFSAEQFSFSTTNDLEPFRGVLGQERAVEALQFGVAMPRPGYNVFVMGEPGTGRFSFVKRYLKAEGKRLQTPADWVYVNNFDEPREPRALELPGGGAAAFIADINGLVDNLVATFPAVFEHPTYQQRKSAIDRAFNQRYDKALDVIERLALEKDVALYRDSSNIAFTPMLDGKALDEAEFSQLPEADRERFHTDISELEERLNEELASLPQWKRESNNQLRQFNEETITLALQPLLAPLSEKYAENAAVCGYLQAMQVYLLKSVVEQFVDDAKTDAQARKLLEEQYCPSLVVGHSVNGGAPVVFEPHPTYDNLFGRIEYSTDQGALYTTYRQLRPGALHRANGGFLILEAEKMLSEPFVWDALKRSLQSRKLKMESPLGELGRLATVTLNPQMIPLQVKVIIIGSRQLYYALQDADPDFQEMFRVLVDFDEDIPMVDESLEQFAQLLKTRTSEEGMAPLTSDAVARLATYSARLAEHQGRLSARIGDLFQLVSEADFIRHLAGDEMTDAGHIERALKAKATRTGRVSARILDDMLAGVILIDTAGAAVGKCNGLTVLEVGDSAFGVPARISATVYPGGSGIVDIEREVNLGQPIHSKGVMILTGYLGSRYAQEFPLAISASIALEQSYGYVDGDSASLGEACTLISALSKTPLKQCFAITGSINQFGEVQAVGGVNEKIEGFFRLCEARGLTGEQGAIIPQANVATLMLDEKVLKAVRDGQFHIYAVRQADEALSLLVGEPAGEPDEEGQFPEGSVNARVVERLRAIAEMISEDDLKEAEKELAQQALAEAKPS, translated from the coding sequence ATGCCTGATCCTGTTGCTGCCAGCTTGCGTCTAGCGCCCGAAGCGCTGACTCGCCCTTTCTCCGCTGAACAGTTCAGCTTCTCGACCACCAATGATTTGGAGCCCTTTCGCGGTGTGCTTGGCCAGGAACGTGCGGTTGAAGCCTTGCAGTTCGGTGTGGCCATGCCACGCCCTGGTTACAACGTGTTTGTCATGGGCGAGCCGGGTACCGGCCGCTTTTCGTTCGTCAAACGCTACCTGAAAGCCGAAGGCAAGCGCCTGCAGACCCCGGCGGACTGGGTCTATGTGAATAATTTTGATGAGCCACGCGAACCGCGTGCCCTGGAATTGCCGGGCGGCGGCGCGGCGGCCTTCATCGCCGATATCAACGGTTTGGTCGACAACCTCGTCGCCACCTTCCCGGCGGTGTTCGAACACCCGACTTATCAACAGCGCAAAAGCGCCATCGACCGCGCCTTCAACCAGCGTTACGACAAGGCCTTGGACGTGATCGAACGCCTGGCCCTGGAAAAGGACGTGGCGCTGTACCGCGACAGCTCCAACATCGCGTTCACGCCGATGCTCGATGGCAAGGCGCTGGACGAGGCGGAGTTCTCGCAACTGCCGGAGGCTGACCGCGAGCGTTTCCACACGGATATTTCCGAACTGGAAGAGCGCCTCAACGAAGAATTGGCCAGCCTGCCGCAGTGGAAGCGCGAGTCGAATAACCAACTGCGTCAGTTCAACGAAGAAACCATTACCCTGGCTCTGCAGCCTTTGCTGGCGCCGCTGTCGGAAAAGTACGCGGAAAACGCGGCGGTCTGCGGTTACCTGCAGGCCATGCAGGTGTACTTGCTCAAATCCGTGGTCGAGCAGTTTGTCGACGACGCCAAGACCGACGCCCAGGCGCGCAAGCTGCTCGAAGAGCAATACTGCCCGAGCCTGGTGGTGGGCCACTCGGTCAACGGCGGCGCGCCGGTGGTGTTTGAGCCGCACCCGACGTACGACAACTTGTTCGGCCGTATCGAGTACAGCACCGACCAAGGCGCGCTGTACACCACGTATCGCCAGTTGCGCCCGGGCGCGTTGCACCGTGCCAATGGCGGTTTCCTGATTCTGGAAGCCGAAAAAATGCTCAGCGAGCCGTTTGTGTGGGACGCGCTCAAGCGTTCCTTGCAGTCGCGCAAGCTGAAGATGGAATCGCCGCTGGGCGAGCTCGGCCGCCTGGCCACCGTGACCCTCAACCCGCAAATGATCCCGTTGCAGGTCAAGGTCATCATCATCGGTTCGCGCCAGCTGTACTACGCGTTGCAGGATGCCGATCCAGACTTCCAGGAGATGTTTCGCGTCCTGGTGGACTTCGACGAAGACATCCCGATGGTCGACGAGAGCCTGGAGCAGTTCGCCCAGTTGCTCAAAACCCGTACGTCGGAAGAAGGCATGGCGCCGCTGACGTCGGACGCGGTGGCGCGCCTGGCGACGTACAGCGCACGCCTGGCCGAACATCAGGGGCGTTTGTCGGCACGCATTGGCGACCTGTTCCAACTGGTCAGCGAAGCGGACTTCATCCGCCACCTGGCGGGCGATGAGATGACCGATGCCGGCCATATCGAACGCGCGCTCAAGGCCAAGGCCACGCGCACCGGGCGGGTGTCGGCGCGGATTCTCGACGACATGCTCGCCGGGGTGATCCTGATCGACACCGCCGGTGCGGCGGTCGGCAAGTGCAACGGGCTGACGGTGCTGGAGGTGGGTGATTCGGCCTTCGGTGTGCCGGCGCGGATTTCCGCCACGGTGTACCCGGGCGGCAGCGGTATTGTCGACATCGAGCGCGAGGTTAACCTCGGTCAGCCGATTCACTCCAAGGGCGTGATGATCCTCACCGGTTACCTGGGCAGCCGTTATGCCCAGGAATTCCCGCTGGCGATTTCGGCGAGCATCGCGCTGGAGCAGTCCTACGGTTATGTGGACGGCGACAGTGCGTCCCTGGGCGAGGCGTGCACCTTGATCTCGGCGCTGTCGAAAACGCCGCTCAAGCAGTGCTTTGCCATCACCGGCTCCATCAACCAGTTTGGTGAAGTGCAGGCGGTGGGCGGGGTTAACGAGAAGATCGAAGGCTTCTTCCGCCTCTGCGAAGCACGCGGCTTGACCGGCGAGCAGGGGGCGATCATTCCGCAAGCCAACGTCGCCACGTTGATGCTCGATGAGAAGGTGCTGAAAGCCGTGCGCGACGGGCAGTTCCACATTTACGCCGTGCGTCAGGCGGATGAGGCGTTGAGCTTGTTGGTGGGAGAGCCTGCCGGTGAGCCGGACGAGGAAGGGCAATTCCCCGAAGGCAGCGTGAACGCGCGCGTGGTCGAGCGTTTGCGCGCGATTGCCGAGATGATCAGCGAGGATGATTTGAAAGAGGCGGAGAAGGAGCTGGCGCAGCAGGCGTTGGCGGAAGCCAAACCGAGCTGA
- a CDS encoding DUF3015 domain-containing protein, translated as MKRILLGTLFTVVSLNAMAEAPGGPNCGWGNMLFEGQRGTPAHFLASTTNGTSGNATFGMTSGTNGCNTNSALTYGGKSWIAMNGMMNELSEDMAKGNGEALTTYAVVLGVAPEDREHFAAVTHEHFQQIFSKADVTADDVHNNTLAVLKSDTRLAKYATQA; from the coding sequence ATGAAACGGATCCTTCTTGGTACTCTCTTCACCGTCGTCTCCCTCAATGCAATGGCTGAAGCACCAGGTGGCCCGAACTGCGGTTGGGGCAACATGTTGTTCGAAGGCCAGCGCGGTACTCCAGCGCACTTCCTGGCTTCCACCACCAACGGTACCTCGGGTAACGCCACCTTCGGCATGACCTCCGGCACCAACGGCTGTAACACCAACAGCGCCCTGACCTACGGCGGCAAGTCCTGGATTGCCATGAATGGCATGATGAACGAGCTGTCCGAAGACATGGCCAAAGGCAACGGCGAAGCACTGACCACCTATGCCGTGGTTCTGGGCGTTGCCCCTGAAGATCGCGAGCACTTCGCTGCCGTGACTCACGAGCACTTCCAGCAGATCTTCAGCAAAGCTGACGTGACCGCTGACGACGTGCACAACAACACCCTGGCTGTACTGAAAAGCGACACCCGCCTGGCCAAATACGCTACCCAGGCTTAA
- the gdhA gene encoding NADP-specific glutamate dehydrogenase: protein MIESVESFLARLKKRDPDQPEFHQAVEEVLRSLWPFLEAHPHYLTSGILERICEPERAITFRVSWVDDHGKVQVNRGFRIQMNSAIGPYKGGLRFHPSVNLGVLKFLAFEQTFKNSLTSLPMGGGKGGSDFDPKGKSDAEVMRFCQSFMSELYRHIGADVDVPAGDIGVGAREIGFLFGQYKRLSNQFTSVLTGKGMAYGGSLIRPEATGFGCVYFAEAMLKRDSQRVEGKRVAVSGSGNVAQYAARKVMDLGGKVISLSDSEGTLYAESGLTEEQWSALLELKNVQRGRISGLAERFGLEFRKGKTPWELACDIALPCATQNELDAEVARTLLRNGCLCVAEGANMPTTLEAVDIFIEAGILFAPGKASNAGGVAVSGLEMSQNAMRLLWTAGEVDSKLHNIMQSIHHACVHYGEENGRVNYVKGANIAGFVKVADAMLAQGIV, encoded by the coding sequence ATGATCGAATCTGTCGAATCCTTCCTCGCCCGCCTCAAGAAACGCGACCCCGACCAGCCGGAATTCCACCAAGCTGTAGAGGAGGTCTTACGCAGCTTGTGGCCGTTTCTAGAAGCCCACCCCCACTACCTGACCTCGGGCATCCTGGAGCGCATCTGCGAGCCGGAACGCGCGATTACTTTCCGGGTGTCGTGGGTGGATGATCACGGCAAGGTCCAGGTCAATCGCGGCTTCCGTATCCAGATGAACAGCGCCATAGGCCCCTACAAAGGCGGCCTGCGCTTCCACCCGTCGGTGAACTTGGGCGTGTTGAAATTCCTCGCCTTCGAGCAGACCTTCAAGAACTCCTTGACCTCGCTGCCCATGGGCGGCGGCAAAGGCGGCTCGGACTTCGACCCCAAGGGCAAGAGCGACGCCGAAGTGATGCGCTTCTGCCAGTCATTCATGAGCGAGCTGTACCGCCACATCGGCGCAGACGTGGACGTGCCCGCCGGCGATATCGGCGTGGGCGCGCGCGAAATCGGCTTTCTGTTTGGCCAGTACAAACGCCTCAGCAACCAGTTCACCTCGGTGCTGACCGGCAAAGGCATGGCCTACGGCGGTAGCTTGATCCGCCCCGAGGCCACCGGTTTCGGCTGCGTGTACTTCGCCGAAGCCATGCTCAAGCGCGACAGCCAGCGGGTTGAAGGCAAGCGCGTGGCCGTCTCCGGCTCCGGCAACGTCGCGCAATACGCGGCGCGCAAGGTCATGGACCTGGGCGGCAAGGTGATTTCCCTGTCCGACTCCGAAGGCACCTTGTACGCCGAAAGCGGGTTGACCGAGGAGCAATGGTCGGCCCTGCTGGAGTTGAAAAACGTGCAGCGCGGGCGCATCAGCGGACTCGCCGAGCGCTTTGGCCTGGAGTTCCGCAAAGGCAAAACCCCTTGGGAGCTGGCTTGCGACATCGCCCTGCCATGCGCCACCCAAAACGAACTCGACGCCGAGGTCGCCCGCACGCTGCTGCGTAATGGCTGCCTGTGCGTGGCCGAAGGCGCCAACATGCCGACCACCTTGGAGGCTGTGGATATCTTTATCGAGGCGGGGATCTTGTTCGCGCCGGGCAAGGCCTCCAACGCCGGCGGTGTGGCCGTGAGTGGCCTGGAAATGTCGCAAAACGCCATGCGCCTGCTGTGGACCGCAGGCGAAGTCGACAGCAAATTGCACAACATCATGCAGTCGATCCACCACGCTTGCGTGCATTACGGCGAAGAAAACGGCCGGGTCAACTACGTGAAAGGCGCGAACATCGCCGGCTTCGTGAAAGTCGCCGACGCGATGCTGGCCCAAGGCATCGTCTAA
- a CDS encoding TIGR00645 family protein: MERFIENTMYASRWLLAPIYLGLSLGLLILALKFFQEIIHVIPNIFTMLEADVILLLLSLIDMALVGGLLVMVMISGYENFVSQLDIDDNKEKLNWLGTMDSSSLKMKVAASIVAISSIHLLRIFMDAKNVDPQHLMWYVIIHMTFVISAFAMGYLDKLTKH; this comes from the coding sequence ATGGAACGCTTTATCGAAAATACTATGTACGCCTCACGCTGGCTGCTGGCGCCGATCTATTTGGGGCTTTCCCTGGGCCTGCTGATTCTGGCGCTGAAGTTCTTCCAGGAAATCATCCACGTTATTCCGAATATTTTTACCATGCTGGAAGCTGACGTCATCCTGCTGCTGTTGTCGTTAATCGACATGGCGCTGGTCGGCGGCTTGCTGGTGATGGTGATGATTTCCGGCTACGAGAACTTCGTCTCGCAGCTGGATATTGACGATAACAAAGAAAAGCTCAACTGGCTGGGCACCATGGACTCTTCATCGCTGAAGATGAAAGTGGCCGCCTCCATCGTGGCGATTTCGTCCATTCACCTGCTGCGCATCTTCATGGACGCCAAGAACGTCGATCCGCAGCATTTGATGTGGTACGTGATCATCCACATGACCTTCGTGATCTCGGCGTTCGCCATGGGTTACCTGGACAAGCTCACCAAGCACTGA
- a CDS encoding DUF3077 domain-containing protein, producing the protein MSKVVPDPPLSSITTLGVVTFGDYGENEKPLFRVNSGMPIDEALEHASTLLFYSKKLAMEAAMDVRGEQYAWAAHYLCEMGKAVVDDLTQAMTPAT; encoded by the coding sequence ATGTCTAAAGTCGTCCCCGATCCACCCCTTTCCTCAATCACCACCCTCGGCGTCGTCACCTTCGGCGACTACGGTGAAAACGAAAAACCGCTGTTCCGCGTCAATTCTGGCATGCCGATCGACGAAGCCTTGGAACACGCCTCCACTTTGCTTTTTTACTCCAAGAAACTCGCCATGGAAGCCGCCATGGATGTGCGCGGCGAACAATACGCCTGGGCGGCACATTATCTGTGTGAGATGGGCAAGGCCGTCGTGGACGACCTGACCCAAGCGATGACACCCGCCACCTAA
- a CDS encoding GreA/GreB family elongation factor translates to MSRAFVNEDNAAAQADPPVERLISEQPNRLTAQGLAQLQAKVAQLQQAYSLESAKDDKQRQADLERDLRYFNQRVQSAQVVAPATSTAKVQIGSWVTFANEHDEQQRIQLVGEDQADAQANLINWGSPLGRALLGAEVGEEVLWKRPVGDQVIEVLRIEPEA, encoded by the coding sequence ATGAGCCGAGCTTTTGTTAACGAAGACAACGCCGCCGCCCAGGCTGACCCGCCGGTGGAGCGCCTGATCAGTGAGCAACCCAACCGCCTGACCGCGCAAGGGTTGGCGCAGTTGCAGGCCAAGGTCGCGCAGTTGCAGCAGGCCTACAGCCTCGAGTCAGCCAAGGACGATAAACAGCGCCAGGCGGATCTGGAGCGCGATTTGCGCTACTTCAACCAGCGGGTGCAAAGCGCCCAAGTCGTGGCGCCGGCCACTTCCACTGCAAAGGTGCAGATCGGCAGCTGGGTCACCTTCGCCAACGAACACGACGAGCAGCAGCGCATTCAGTTGGTCGGTGAAGACCAGGCCGACGCCCAGGCCAACCTGATCAACTGGGGCTCGCCGCTGGGCCGTGCGTTGCTGGGCGCCGAGGTGGGCGAGGAGGTGCTGTGGAAGCGCCCCGTCGGTGATCAGGTGATCGAAGTGCTGCGCATCGAGCCCGAGGCTTAG
- a CDS encoding PA4575 family protein, whose amino-acid sequence MSRNLCLTRQCLGLVTRIECSIRPLAGDNGMWTLLFAAGMTGEQPATIKSEGPFHGPFVAETVLGSIVESLTLHGYEVAADPQIWCLHMQAHLRQLNGLARRNDRP is encoded by the coding sequence ATGTCGCGCAACCTTTGCCTTACCCGCCAATGCCTGGGCCTGGTCACCCGTATCGAATGCTCCATTCGCCCTCTCGCGGGGGATAACGGGATGTGGACGTTGTTGTTTGCCGCCGGAATGACCGGCGAACAGCCCGCCACCATCAAGTCCGAAGGCCCGTTTCATGGGCCCTTTGTGGCAGAAACCGTTCTGGGATCAATCGTCGAAAGCCTGACGCTGCACGGCTATGAGGTGGCGGCCGATCCGCAGATATGGTGCCTGCATATGCAGGCCCATCTGCGACAACTCAATGGCCTGGCTCGTAGGAACGATCGGCCGTAG
- a CDS encoding chorismate mutase, with protein sequence MAVNCTTLEEVRANIDRLDQQIVTLLAERGHYVSQAARFKKDADGVKAPQRVEQVIAKVRGLSEAVGANPEVTEQVYRAMIAAFIEQELAEHASLKNHQAT encoded by the coding sequence ATGGCCGTTAACTGCACCACCCTTGAAGAAGTCCGCGCAAACATCGACCGCCTCGACCAACAAATCGTCACCCTGCTGGCCGAACGCGGCCACTACGTCTCCCAAGCGGCGCGCTTTAAAAAAGACGCCGATGGTGTGAAGGCACCGCAGCGGGTTGAACAGGTGATCGCCAAGGTGCGGGGTTTATCAGAGGCGGTGGGCGCCAACCCTGAGGTCACTGAGCAGGTGTATCGCGCAATGATTGCGGCGTTTATTGAGCAGGAATTGGCCGAGCATGCTTCGCTGAAGAACCACCAGGCGACATAA